CCCGGCGCGGGACCGGTCGCGGATGCCGCGGAACTCGTCGCCCTCCACCCAGTTCGGCCAGGCTGTCGTCGTCGCGAGCGCGCGTCCGATCATATAGTAAAGCCTGAGGTCGGAGAGAACACCCGTCCAGTCCCAGTTCGGATCATATTCGTCCTTGGGGCCGTGATAGCGATGCTCTTCATAATCCTTCGCCGCCGCAGCGCCTGCCGCCCTGCCGCCGGTCATCAGATCGTCACCGCCCTCGAAATAGAGCATCGGCACGCCCTGCTTGGCGAGGCTGAAATGGTCGGAGCGATAATAGAAGCCCTTCTCCGGCGTCGGTTCGGGGGTCGCCACGCGGCCCTCGGCGGTCAGCGCGCGATCGAGATAGGCGTCGAGCTCGGACTTGCCCTTGCCGATCACGATCACATTCTTCGCAGGGCCGGCCATAGAGAGCGCGTCCATGTTCACGCCCGCTACCGTCTGCTTGAGCGGCAGCACCGGATGCTCGCCATAATATTTGGAGCCGAGCAGCCCCGATTCCTCGGCGGTCACCGCCACGAAGGCGAGGCTGCGATCCGGCGTGCCGGCCTTCACATTCGCTTCGGCGAGCGCGACCAGAGCCGCGGTGCCGGTGGCGTTGTCGACCGCGCCGTTGCAGATTCTGTCGCCGTCCGGTGCCGCCTCGCACGTGCCGAGATGGTCCCAGTGCGCGGTGTAGAGCACATATTCGTCAGGACGCTTTTGGCCCGGCAGCACCGCGATGACATTCTTCGAGGCATGCTTGCGCAGCTCATTGTCGAACGAGACCGACGCCTTGACGCCGAGGTCGACCGGCTTGAACCCCTTCTGCTTCGCCGCCGTCTTCAGCGCCGCCAGATCCTGCCCCGCGCTCGCCATCAGCCGCGTCGCGATGTCGCCGTTGATCCAGCCGACCGCGGGCGCCTGGTCCATATTGCCGTTGGGCGAATCCGCCACCTGCTGCGTGCCCGTCCAGCTCGACTGGACGACGTTCCAGCCATAGGCGGCCGGCACCGTGTCGTGCACGATGATCGCGGCGGCGGCACCCTGCCGCGCGGCTTCCTCGAACTTGTAGGTCCAGCGGCCATAATAGGTCATCGCACGGCCGCCGAACGGCCCGTCCAGCCCCTCGTTTTCGTAATCGGGATCGTTGACGAGGATGATGACGGTCTTTCCCTTCACGTCGACGCCGGCATAGTCGTTCCAGCCCTTCTCGGGCGCGTTGATGCCATAGCCGACGAACACCACCGGGCTGTCCTTGACCTCGATGTGCGGGGCGACGCGATAGGTGCCGACCACCAGTTCGGGGCCGAACGCGGCGCTGATCGCCTGCTTGCCACCGGCGAAGGTCATGGGCGAGACGTTCTTGGCGGTGATCTCCACCAGCGGCACATCCTGGAACCAGCTGCCCTTGTTGCCGGGCTTGAGCCCCAGCTTGCCGAACTCGGCGACCAGCAGGTCGAGCGTCTTCTTTTCACCCTCGGAGCCCGGCGCGCGACCGCCGAACGCGTCGGACGAAAGTTCGGCGACGAGGCGCTTCATGGTTTCCGCCGAGATGGCGGGCGTGGCGGAGCCTTGCGCGAACGCCGGGGCACCGCCCGTGGCGCACAGGGCAAGGGCAAGTGGCAACGAAAGCAGGGTTTTCGAGATGCGCATGAAGCCGTGTCCGAAAAGGAGAAAAGTCCGATCAGCATCGGAAATGGCGCCTTTTTGCACTGGACTATGACAAGCGCAACCGGTTCACCTTGCCACAGGGCAGGGGGGTATCGAATGCGATCGATCGGATTGAGCATCATCGCGGCGGTCGCGATTGCGGCGGGGACGCCGCTGTGGGCGCAGGTGGCCGCACCGGCGGCGATCGACGCCGCAGCCGGTTTCGGCGCGCGCGAATTCGTCGATCAGGTGTCAATGTCGCCGGACGGGCGGTTGGTCGCCTTCATCCAGCCTTTTTCGGGGCAGGGATCAGTGGTGCAGGTATCCGACGTGTCGGGTCCGGGGACTCCCACAGCCAGGGTCATTCTGACCGCGTCGGGCGATCCGGAACGCATCCGCTGGTGCCGCTGGGCGAGCAACACCCGTTTGCTCTGCAACTATTATGGCATCGTCCCCCATCCGAACGGCAGCCTCGGCTATATC
The window above is part of the Sphingomonas sanxanigenens DSM 19645 = NX02 genome. Proteins encoded here:
- a CDS encoding M28 family metallopeptidase, with protein sequence MRISKTLLSLPLALALCATGGAPAFAQGSATPAISAETMKRLVAELSSDAFGGRAPGSEGEKKTLDLLVAEFGKLGLKPGNKGSWFQDVPLVEITAKNVSPMTFAGGKQAISAAFGPELVVGTYRVAPHIEVKDSPVVFVGYGINAPEKGWNDYAGVDVKGKTVIILVNDPDYENEGLDGPFGGRAMTYYGRWTYKFEEAARQGAAAAIIVHDTVPAAYGWNVVQSSWTGTQQVADSPNGNMDQAPAVGWINGDIATRLMASAGQDLAALKTAAKQKGFKPVDLGVKASVSFDNELRKHASKNVIAVLPGQKRPDEYVLYTAHWDHLGTCEAAPDGDRICNGAVDNATGTAALVALAEANVKAGTPDRSLAFVAVTAEESGLLGSKYYGEHPVLPLKQTVAGVNMDALSMAGPAKNVIVIGKGKSELDAYLDRALTAEGRVATPEPTPEKGFYYRSDHFSLAKQGVPMLYFEGGDDLMTGGRAAGAAAAKDYEEHRYHGPKDEYDPNWDWTGVLSDLRLYYMIGRALATTTAWPNWVEGDEFRGIRDRSRAGR